A part of Sinorhizobium chiapasense genomic DNA contains:
- a CDS encoding aspartate aminotransferase family protein, with translation MAATTPLYDTYMRAPLRFERGEGVWLIAEDGSRYLDFAAGVAVNSLGHAHPHLVEALKAQADKVWHLSNLYEIPGQESLARRLTAVTFADRVFFTNSGAEALECAIKTARRHHFAKGNPEKFHIITFEGAFHGRTIATIAAGGQQKYIEGFGPKAPGFYQVPFGDIAAVKDAINDETAAILIEPIQGEGGIRPASKEFLQELRALCDEFGLLLILDEVQCGIGRTGKLFAYEWAGIRPDIMAVAKGIGGGFPLGACLATEEAAAGMVTGTHGSTYGGNPLAMAVGNAVLDVVLADGFLEQVRDVALVFRQGLASLKDRFPDVIEEIRGDGLMLGIKAKVPSADLLKAIRAEKLLAVPAGENVLRLLPPLITTAAEAREGLARIERAAEAVRSNSGNAAA, from the coding sequence ATGGCCGCAACAACGCCGCTCTACGACACCTACATGCGTGCGCCGTTGCGTTTCGAGCGAGGCGAGGGCGTCTGGCTTATTGCCGAGGACGGCTCGCGCTATCTCGATTTTGCCGCCGGCGTTGCCGTGAACTCGCTCGGCCATGCCCATCCGCACCTCGTCGAGGCGCTGAAGGCGCAGGCGGACAAGGTCTGGCATCTTTCCAACCTCTATGAGATTCCGGGCCAGGAAAGTCTGGCGCGCCGGCTGACGGCGGTGACCTTCGCGGACCGCGTGTTCTTCACGAATTCGGGTGCGGAGGCGCTGGAATGCGCCATCAAGACCGCGCGCCGCCATCACTTCGCCAAGGGAAATCCGGAAAAATTCCATATCATCACCTTCGAAGGCGCCTTCCATGGCCGCACGATCGCGACGATCGCCGCCGGCGGCCAGCAGAAGTACATCGAGGGTTTCGGACCAAAGGCACCGGGCTTCTATCAGGTTCCTTTCGGCGATATCGCCGCGGTCAAGGATGCGATCAACGACGAGACGGCGGCGATCCTGATCGAGCCGATCCAGGGCGAGGGCGGCATCCGCCCGGCCAGCAAGGAATTTCTGCAGGAGTTGCGGGCGCTTTGCGACGAATTCGGCCTGCTGCTCATCCTCGACGAGGTTCAGTGCGGCATTGGCCGGACCGGCAAGCTCTTCGCCTATGAATGGGCCGGCATCCGGCCGGATATCATGGCGGTCGCCAAGGGCATCGGCGGCGGCTTTCCCCTGGGCGCCTGCCTTGCGACCGAAGAGGCGGCTGCTGGCATGGTGACGGGCACGCATGGCTCGACCTATGGCGGCAATCCGCTGGCGATGGCGGTCGGAAACGCGGTCCTCGATGTCGTTCTCGCCGACGGGTTCCTGGAGCAGGTGCGCGACGTCGCGCTCGTTTTCCGGCAGGGGCTTGCGTCGCTCAAGGACCGGTTCCCGGATGTGATCGAGGAAATCCGCGGCGACGGGCTGATGCTCGGCATCAAGGCGAAGGTGCCCTCGGCTGACCTGTTGAAAGCAATCCGCGCCGAGAAGCTGCTTGCAGTTCCGGCCGGCGAAAACGTGCTGCGCCTGCTGCCGCCGTTGATCACCACCGCCGCCGAGGCCCGAGAAGGGCTCGCAAGGATCGAGCGCGCCGCCGAAGCGGTCAGGAGCAACAGCGGCAACGCGGCGGCCTGA
- a CDS encoding GcrA family cell cycle regulator, whose product MNWTDERVEKLKKLWSEGLSASQIAAQLGGVSRNAVIGKVHRLSLPGRAKAGGATTAARPKRTTSAPRAPNYAARVATRTVTRTAGATVLKEEIEVDLVADQDLELAPNVVVPMSRRLGLTELTERTCKWPIGDPLKEEFHFCGNDSPESSPYCSYHTRLAYQPSGERRRMR is encoded by the coding sequence ATGAACTGGACTGACGAGCGGGTGGAGAAACTGAAGAAGCTGTGGTCCGAGGGCTTGAGCGCCAGCCAGATTGCGGCACAACTGGGCGGCGTAAGCCGCAACGCCGTGATCGGCAAGGTTCACCGGTTGAGCTTGCCGGGCCGAGCCAAGGCCGGCGGCGCGACCACTGCCGCACGCCCGAAGCGCACCACGTCGGCCCCCCGGGCGCCGAACTATGCCGCGCGCGTCGCCACCCGCACCGTCACCCGCACCGCTGGCGCCACTGTCCTCAAGGAAGAGATCGAAGTCGATCTCGTCGCCGATCAGGACCTCGAACTCGCACCGAACGTCGTCGTCCCGATGTCGCGACGCCTCGGCCTGACGGAACTCACGGAGCGCACCTGCAAGTGGCCGATCGGCGACCCCCTGAAGGAGGAGTTCCATTTCTGCGGCAACGACTCACCGGAATCGTCGCCCTATTGCAGCTATCACACGCGGCTCGCCTATCAGCCTTCCGGCGAACGCCGGCGCATGCGCTGA
- the argF gene encoding ornithine carbamoyltransferase, with protein MTGTRHFLDISAMAATDLRTIIDDARVRKAATKDGTAERPLAGKMLAMIFEKPSTRTRVSFDVGMRQLGGETLFLSGTEMQLGRAETIGDTAKVLSRYVDAIMIRTTDHRRLLELAEHATVPVINGLTDDTHPCQLMADIMTFEEHRGSVKGKTIAWTGDGNNVLHSLIEGSARFGYRMNMAVPLGSEPQDKFLNWARNNGGDILLCHEAEQAVAGAHCVVTDTWVSMNQEHRARGHNVFQPYQVNEALMKHADPDALFMHCLPAHRGEEVTDEVIDGPQSVVFDEAENRLHAQKSILAWCMGIV; from the coding sequence ATGACAGGTACCAGACATTTTCTCGACATCTCGGCGATGGCGGCTACCGACTTGAGGACGATCATCGACGACGCGCGCGTTCGCAAGGCGGCAACCAAGGACGGCACCGCCGAACGCCCGCTTGCCGGCAAGATGCTCGCGATGATTTTCGAGAAGCCCTCCACCCGCACGCGCGTCTCCTTTGACGTCGGCATGCGCCAGCTCGGCGGCGAGACCTTGTTCCTTTCCGGAACTGAAATGCAGCTCGGCCGCGCCGAGACGATCGGTGATACGGCCAAGGTACTTTCGCGCTATGTGGACGCGATCATGATCCGCACGACCGACCATCGGCGACTGCTGGAGCTCGCCGAACACGCTACGGTGCCGGTCATCAATGGTTTGACCGACGACACGCATCCTTGTCAGCTCATGGCCGACATCATGACGTTCGAGGAGCATCGCGGATCGGTTAAAGGCAAGACGATTGCCTGGACGGGCGACGGCAACAACGTCCTTCATTCGCTGATCGAAGGCTCCGCACGCTTCGGATATCGCATGAACATGGCGGTGCCGCTCGGTTCCGAACCGCAAGACAAATTCCTCAACTGGGCGCGCAACAATGGCGGCGATATCCTGCTTTGCCATGAGGCCGAGCAGGCCGTCGCCGGCGCCCATTGCGTCGTCACCGACACCTGGGTGTCGATGAACCAGGAGCACCGCGCCCGCGGCCACAATGTTTTCCAGCCGTATCAGGTCAACGAGGCCCTGATGAAGCATGCTGACCCGGACGCGCTGTTCATGCACTGCCTGCCGGCACACCGCGGCGAGGAGGTGACGGACGAGGTCATTGACGGCCCGCAGTCGGTCGTTTTCGACGAGGCGGAAAACCGGCTGCACGCGCAGAAATCGATCCTTGCCTGGTGCATGGGCATCGTCTGA
- a CDS encoding Hsp33 family molecular chaperone, with amino-acid sequence MTETARGLGEFDFAGDDHVVPFHVEGLDVRGRAVQLGPMLDAILERHNYPLPVARLVAETVVLTVLLGTSLKFEGKLIVQTQGDGPVDLVVADFSTPDRVRAYARYSEEALAAAEQGGRTQPHELLGKGVLAFTIDQGAHMQRYQGIVELDGATLEEIAGAYFRQSEQIPTKVRLGVAELLDRDENGKPRHRWRAGGMVAQFLPDAPERMRQPDLPGGDGDEGEALQLFAEDDLWSEAKVMVETIDTDELTDPTVGTERLLYRLFHERGVRVYQPQAVYDRCSCSREKIRGVLAGLDSDDIESSIEDGEVKVTCEFCSTTYRFEASEVRPQ; translated from the coding sequence ATGACAGAAACAGCACGGGGGCTTGGCGAATTCGATTTTGCCGGTGACGACCACGTTGTGCCTTTCCACGTTGAAGGGCTCGACGTGCGCGGGCGCGCCGTGCAGCTCGGGCCGATGCTCGACGCCATCCTGGAGCGGCACAATTATCCGCTGCCGGTGGCGCGTCTGGTTGCAGAGACAGTGGTGCTGACGGTGCTGCTCGGCACGTCGCTGAAGTTTGAGGGCAAGCTGATCGTTCAGACCCAGGGCGACGGTCCGGTCGATCTTGTGGTCGCGGACTTTTCGACCCCGGATCGGGTCCGCGCCTATGCCCGTTACAGCGAGGAGGCGCTCGCCGCGGCCGAGCAGGGTGGACGCACGCAGCCCCATGAGCTCCTCGGCAAGGGGGTTCTTGCCTTCACCATCGACCAGGGCGCTCACATGCAGCGCTACCAGGGTATTGTCGAACTCGACGGTGCAACGCTCGAGGAAATCGCTGGCGCCTATTTCCGCCAGTCGGAGCAGATTCCGACCAAGGTGCGCCTTGGTGTTGCCGAGCTTCTCGATCGCGACGAGAACGGAAAGCCGCGGCACCGCTGGCGCGCTGGTGGCATGGTTGCCCAGTTCCTGCCGGACGCCCCCGAACGCATGCGCCAGCCGGACCTTCCGGGCGGCGATGGCGACGAAGGCGAAGCTCTCCAGCTCTTCGCGGAAGATGATCTCTGGTCGGAAGCCAAGGTGATGGTCGAGACGATCGACACCGACGAACTGACCGATCCGACCGTCGGAACGGAACGGCTGCTCTACCGACTGTTCCATGAACGCGGGGTCCGCGTCTATCAGCCGCAAGCGGTCTATGATCGCTGCAGCTGCTCGCGCGAGAAGATCCGGGGAGTATTGGCGGGGCTCGACAGCGACGACATCGAAAGCAGCATCGAAGACGGCGAGGTCAAGGTGACGTGCGAGTTCTGCTCCACCACCTATCGTTTCGAGGCGAGCGAAGTGCGCCCTCAGTGA
- the apaG gene encoding Co2+/Mg2+ efflux protein ApaG, with product MYRALTRDIEVTVEPYYLEEQSDPDDSRYVWGYRIVISNHSEITVRLMTRYWHITDENGQVDEVSGPGVIGEQPLLNPGDTYEYSSGCPLDTPSGVMFGHYSMEAEDGETFNVAIPAFSLDSPGLVRTLN from the coding sequence ATGTATCGTGCCCTGACTCGCGACATCGAAGTCACGGTGGAACCGTACTATCTGGAAGAACAGTCGGATCCGGACGATAGCCGCTATGTCTGGGGCTATCGCATCGTCATCTCTAACCATTCCGAAATCACGGTTCGCCTGATGACCCGTTACTGGCACATCACCGACGAGAACGGCCAAGTGGACGAAGTGAGTGGCCCCGGCGTGATCGGCGAGCAGCCTCTGCTCAACCCCGGCGACACTTACGAATACTCCTCCGGTTGCCCGCTGGATACACCCTCGGGCGTCATGTTCGGCCACTACAGCATGGAGGCCGAGGACGGAGAGACCTTCAATGTCGCTATCCCCGCCTTCTCGCTCGATTCGCCCGGGCTGGTCCGCACCCTGAACTGA